In Eriocheir sinensis breed Jianghai 21 chromosome 64, ASM2467909v1, whole genome shotgun sequence, one DNA window encodes the following:
- the LOC126987368 gene encoding zinc finger protein 418-like isoform X2, translating into MRASLLTKAKSVRKDMQGRMTSTNTPTHSGVRPHESRECGKRFSNRSNPKHHTLTHTGARNHECEVCGKCFNHKGHLNTHTLTHTGARNHECEVCGKCFNQKGTLNTHTLTHTGERNHECEVCGKCFSRKYNLKLHTLTHTGERNHECEVCGKCFSRKGTLKLHTLTHTDERNQECEVCGKCFSRKGALKLHLVTHTGERNQECEVCGKCFSHKGTLKLHTLTHTGERNHECEVCGKCFSRKGTLKLHLVTHTDARSHECEVCGKRFKLKSILDRHVFRHSGHKGFKCDVCGKRFMTKGEIVKHMKVHFS; encoded by the coding sequence atgagagcaagtttactgaccaaagccaagagtgtgagaaaagacatgcagggaaggatgacctcaacaaatacacccacacactctggtgtaagacctcatgaaagtcgggagtgtggcaaaaggtttagtaataggagtaaccccaaacatcacacccttacacacactggtgcaagaaaccatgagtgtgaagtttgtgggaaatgtttcaatcataagggtcacctcaacacacacacccttacacacactggtgcaagaaaccatgagtgtgaagtttgtgggaaatgtttcaatcagaagggtaccctcaacacacacacccttacacacactggtgaaagaaatcatgagtgtgaagtttgtgggaaatgtttcagtcggaagtataacctcaaattacacactcttacacacactggtgaaagaaatcatgagtgtgaagtttgtggaaaatgtttcagtcggaagggtaccctcaaattacacactcttacacacactgatgaaagaaatcaagagtgtgaagtttgtggaaaatgtttcagtcggaagggtgccctcaaattacaccttgttacacacactggtgaaagaaatcaagagtgtgaagtttgtgggaaatgtttcagtcacaagggtaccctcaaattacacactcttacacacactggtgaaagaaatcatgagtgtgaagtttgtggaaaatgtttcagtcggaagggtaccctcaaattacaccttgttacacacactgatgcaagaagtcatgagtgtgaagtttgtgggaaaaggttcaaactgaagagtatattggacaggcacgtcttcagacactctggtcataaagggttcaagtgcgatgtttgtgggaaacgtttcatgactaagggtgagattgtcaagcacatgaaggtccacttctcctga